The DNA region GTACCGACAGTGTTGCACCCACAGTCAGTGCGGCTGCCATGCCAATCATGCTGAGCAATGACTTGATGGTTGCGCTTGTGGCTGCTGCCATGGTCATCGCTGCCTGATTGAATCTTTTTGGCTCCTCGGTCTGTCTTCCGACGGAGATATCAACAGAATAATAGTGTTAAGgatgggttgttggctgtCGAGATCTGATCTTCATCGTTTACATGGACTTCTGGATGAGATCTGGTCTTCATCGTAAGCGTCGACTTTTAGATCGAGGAATCTGTCTCCTTTGTTTGAGAATTTGACGGTGTTTAATTTCTGGTTGTCAAGTGGATGATAATAGGAAAAGCGATAACGGTGTTGGTCATAGGTATTCGAGGATTCCGGTAATACATGGTGGCCAGGCTCTGGGGCTGGGGCACTTTGCTAGGTTTAATATCACTCTCCTTCATTCATTGGCCCGCATTGCGTCTCCTGATACAGCATCGATGGGACCATGTAACTTCATCCAAGTCTAACCACTTGAGTTAAGAGTAAGATGCCCTTCTCCTAGTGAGCCAGAATGCTCACCTTAACTCACAAACTCACTACCAGCAAAATAAGTCCTGTTCTTCACAGGGTTCAATATTCCCCAAGAAATTGGCTAAGTATATATCGAATGGAATTTTTGCCCTTCGACGCAGGAAAAAATAGTCATGCCCCAAGTCACCCAGTCATCTAGATCTACAAGCCACCGATGTGATCCATCCCAGACTTTGAAAACCCGGCACCATATCTCTGTCTACCTGTAAATGGTGGTGTACAACAGTGTAGGTGTGTAGTTTGTCTACCCCAGATTTCCACCCGAAACCAGAAAAACCTCGTCCCCAAACCATCCCGCCCTTTCATTTATTTTGCAAATCCCAGACATTCATTCATATGAAGGAAGCCTgcttctctcttttcccaaCCAGCCAGTCccgaaaaaaagaaagaaggaAAGATTTTGGAAATAAAACGACACGGGAAAAGGGCTAGACATGAACAACCCATCCATAAGAAGTCGAAACGTTTCCTTTTTCACCAGAGACCGggaaaccccaacccatccgaGTAAAAGCACAGCCATGTAGATGAATACACACAGATAATGGAATACAAGTCACCAAACTCGTATAAGTCCAAACATCAACTCGAATAGAAAAGCACAACAAAATATTTGCTTGTCATAGCAGGTAAAgagtaaaagaaaaggaaaacagttttttttaaaaaaaaaaaagtgcCGCTGTATCATAGGTCATGATACATGACGATTTTGTGGGCGAGGCCAGGGATGGTTGAAGTGTCCGGCATATCTTCCAAGGATCGCCGGAACCGCTTCCTCCATGCCGTCCTTCGACGTAAGTGTCTTCGTtccatccaccatcctccactCCCAAACTTCTAGGCTTGTTGACGCGGAAGATGAAACTTGGTCCGTCATCGTGCTGCTATCGTTGTAGATGCGGCAGAAAACCAGAAATAGGAAATCCCGGGAGATCCATTACAACTGCAAAATTTCCATGTCCGAAATGCTCCGGTGGCGTTTGTGGAGGTTGTCATCCGCGACGGTATCGGGggcctttctcttctgtgATACATGGTTGAGCGGAGATCCTGGGGAATAATCAAGAGGTCCATCAAGGCCTACCATgctgtttttcttttgcctgCGCACCGGtgtgatgggggttgttACCGTCTCCATGCTGCCGGACTTGATGCCTCGGAGAGTTCCAATGTGGTAAGGTCCAGAGAAAGCGAGTGACTCCTGGGTCGCGACCTCACTGTTGATGAGTTGCTGATTTACCTGATTACGACGGAAAGCGCCCACGGCGTTGGAGTTCATCTCGAAGTGGGTGAGCAAAGGGTGGACGTCCTTGACATAATAGTCTGTGTTTGTGGTGGTCATGCTGGCCGAGGTCTTGGGCCGTGTCGGGCTTGAATTTGGATCATTGCTCCAGTCTCCGGCGttgtcttcgtcttcgtttTCCTGGTCCGATTCGTTGTCCTCCCTAAACTCGATGAAATCCTCAATCCTGAGagcatcctcaccctcatcttcCAGGGCTGGGTAGTACTCGGATTCATCTGTCTCTTCCCCAGTGAATGCATCAGAACaggggaagaaggcctcACTGGGCCCAAAGGGCTGTGTAGCGAAATAGTCACCCAAAGTATTAGCGTCCATGACACCCAGCATGATCAAGGCCGAGTTGGCCATCATGGGAGAGCAAGCCGACAAATCATCCTGAGCAAAATTCAGGTCATACGACTCTGGAGCCAACTCGAGACGATCCGCCTTTTGGCGCGTGAAAATCATCATCTTGCCAGTTTTTGGATTGATCACGCCGACCGGCTTATCGCTGTCACCGTCCAAGTCGAAGCGCGCAAGACGAGGCTTTCCTCGTACGTGGCAGTTAGGTCTTGGTGTCTCAGAGTCCGAAGTTTCCACAGACACTGGTCGCCGAACCTGCTTCTTACGCACAACCGGCTCTGGGATGTCCTCTTCTGTTGTGTCGCCATCAGCTGGTAATGGGAAAAAGTCAGCGCCAACTTCCATTTCCAATCGCAAGCCAACAACTCACTCTCATAACCGTCAAGCTCCGGTGACTCGGTGGAAAATGCCGTCAGCGGAGTGGGTAGAATATTCAGTGGAGGGATGACCCTTGGCGTTGGCATTGGGGTACCGTGGAGACCTCCATTGTCGAATTCGACATCCGATGTCTCGACGAATACGTCTTGGGTGGAGCCATTGAAGTCCCAGTACGAGCCATCGGTGTCGGAGCCATCATCATTCTCAATCTCGCGGCGGAACCGGGGATCAAGAGCGTTCTGGTCGACAAAGATATCGGGAAAGAATTGCTTGCCATCATCAGATTCGGACAGGTCGGATTCTGTGTTGTCACTGTCGCTGTCGATACCGGCAAACCGAACATGGCGCTTAACCGGCGTGACATCCGGCAGTTCAGACTCGGGCCACATGGCATCCTCAAACTCTTTTGGTGGTGACAAGCCCTGCCAACTAACActgtcgtcatcgtcgtcctcgtcatcattggcatcttcgtcgtcaatggcttcctcttcttcgagctcgtcctcctcgtcttcgtcttcttcatcagcgTCATTCTCTTCGTCGAGCGGCCGAGGGGTTTTCAACAGGCGATTCCTAGCCATATTGGTGATCAgatgctcctcctcggccgcaaccacatcgtcctcgtcgagtTCATTGTCAGATTCGCTGACGTCTTCGACGCCGGAGTAACCTTCGTCGtcggagaggttgagagaCGACTCGCTCGAGGTGACGGAGGGCCTGCgcggcttcttcttgttgacgAGCTTGATGCGAGGCGCAGAGGGATATTTTTGGTGAATGTTTCGAGACATGATTCTTGGCTATGCAGGGGTGGATACAGTAGGTGGGTTGATCTTGGGGTGATGCACAGTGGATTGGCTCAAACGGCGGTGAACCTTGCTGCAAATGACGATACACGACAATGCCGAGTCCAACAAGCCCAAGGCGTGTCTAACAGGTAAGCTTTCAATGAAGCTGTTCAGCGCCCAGTCCGTTTATAGAACAATCGGCAGTTGACTTGATCTCAGATATAAGTGGATCAAGATGGGTGGAAGGGAGGATGTGGGGAAGTGAATTGGCCGACTGGGGAACAGAGCCGCCAGATACTTGTGAGTAGACTGTGGGAAATCGCTGCGTGGCCTGAGagtggtggccgtggtgagTAGAACTTGTTAATATCAGAGGCGGACTGTCCGTCTCACTGCAGTTGATGTGCAATTGAACCCTGTCCCACACTGGAGACGGGCTCGAGACAGATGAGTCTGGTGAAAACTTCGTCGAGTGGGGGAGTTGGCAGAGTTGAATATCTCGCTGAGGCTGCTGGACTGCGGACGTGCGAGTGCAGCACACGTCCGCAGTGGGCGCTTAGAGCTCAGCGACGGCCGACGGCATCTTGAAATCGACGAAGTTTTGGTGAATCTGTTCTGGGTCTCTGAAAGATAGTGCGACTTCGTCGTCTGGCGGTTTGgggtgatgtggttgagggaaaggaaaaggtcAGTGAGGGGAGCAGCGGGACTCAATTGCCTTTTGACGAACTTTTTTTCGATGGGTGGGACTGGGATTGCAGCACCTGGGATTGGCTCGGCTCGCTGCTGGAGCCAGAAAACGTGGGGCTAGCGCAATAGAGTTCCACACTTGGAGCAGAGCAGACCCCTGGTTCAAAAGTGTCCACGATCAGCCAAGAGGCGCTCACTGCCTGCCCTCTGCAATCCCGCGTTCTGGCAGCTGGCAGCTGGAGCTGTCTGTGACTCCATCAACCTACAGAGTAAGGTAGCACGCCTCCAAAACTTCAACGGCTAACCCCTCCAATGTACTGCAACCTTCCTTCCATGCCTTTCCTATGCTGCGTGCTCCTACCGCAGTAGTCTCTACAGACTTTTTTTTGCTCCCTTTCTCCTCATCGAGGGGCCTCGCTGCTCCGGGAACTGTCACCATAACCGTTCTGTCACCGCTCTTTTCCGTCTGCAGGACATCACCCTCCTGGCTCCTCCACAAATCATGATGAGCAGACACAGAGCcagggatgggatggagggcaGCACCACTTGCATGCGACCGAGACAATTAAATCCATACCTACCGTGCGAAATACTCTTTTCATCGTGCCGTCTGTTACATAAGTGTGCCTACATCGTGACCTTAAACATGAATATCGAGCCCCTCCTGGTGCTCGCTACCAGATTTGGGGGCGGGAGCAGGAATCTGAGGCTCCGAGTCCACAGAATCAATTCCTACGCACACTTCCCCGCATCTCAGACCCTTTCTGTTTCCGTTGACTTGGCTGCTTGACCTGGCAGGCCACAATGCACGTCAAGCGCGGTTGCATATCACACAGTCACTACGGTATGATGTCGGTTACGTTGATGGCCGTGACTGGAACTTGCTCGATGATATTCCCCATTAAAGCCCCACAAGTCCATTTGTCTGCTGCACCTGTATATCGTTTACACGCCGGCCTGGATCAAACATAGATGCCTGACTGGCCCTGAAGAGGCCAAAACAGGCAAGACGTGTATCtagttgtcgtcgttgcgTTGCCTTGACGTGTTATCCCACGCTGAGGGTCTCCAGTTCTCCCTCTGATGTCGTTGTGGTTCCAGCTGCCAGCTGGCAGCATCTTCCAGCTCTAGCCTCTACCTAGGCGGGGTAATGACTCGTCTTGCCGTCATTTCTTTCGgatctccctcctctccctctgccaTTTGAGAATGTGGAGGAGATTCAACAAAAACAGGCTCGCTTATTGCGGAAAATGGATTGACCATTGCAGGACCTCGACCGATTGCACGCCCAAACAACGCCGACATCTCACCATTGTTCGCCTTCCACCAGAGACCCAAGAGAAGCTAAACCTACTAGCCACATGCGCAGCGCTAGTGGCAAACAGCTTTCTCGTCGATATGCTCGTGGAATCATGTTTGCTCAGACCGAGACAATATTGCGGCTTCCAACCTGTCACCGCGGTAGGTCTGCAAGAGTCACATAAGGGTTCCATGGTTACGGTGCAAGCAAGGCAAGGCCAGACATTGGATGAAAATTATGACTCGCTGTTCAGGAGGCAATCTGGACCTTTCCAATTGGCGACGACGGGTGATTTTGCACCTGCACGTTTTCAACAACGAAAGATGACCCAGTCTACACCGAGATCGGTCATGCGAATTCAACGCCGGGTGAACCTGGTCAAAGGAGACAAAATTCTAA from Podospora pseudoanserina strain CBS 124.78 chromosome 1, whole genome shotgun sequence includes:
- a CDS encoding hypothetical protein (EggNog:ENOG503P0XK), which gives rise to MSRNIHQKYPSAPRIKLVNKKKPRRPSVTSSESSLNLSDDEGYSGVEDVSESDNELDEDDVVAAEEEHLITNMARNRLLKTPRPLDEENDADEEDEDEEDELEEEEAIDDEDANDDEDDDDDSVSWQGLSPPKEFEDAMWPESELPDVTPVKRHVRFAGIDSDSDNTESDLSESDDGKQFFPDIFVDQNALDPRFRREIENDDGSDTDGSYWDFNGSTQDVFVETSDVEFDNGGLHGTPMPTPRVIPPLNILPTPLTAFSTESPELDGYETDGDTTEEDIPEPVVRKKQVRRPVSVETSDSETPRPNCHVRGKPRLARFDLDGDSDKPVGVINPKTGKMMIFTRQKADRLELAPESYDLNFAQDDLSACSPMMANSALIMLGVMDANTLGDYFATQPFGPSEAFFPCSDAFTGEETDESEYYPALEDEGEDALRIEDFIEFREDNESDQENEDEDNAGDWSNDPNSSPTRPKTSASMTTTNTDYYVKDVHPLLTHFEMNSNAVGAFRRNQVNQQLINSEVATQESLAFSGPYHIGTLRGIKSGSMETVTTPITPVRRQKKNSMVGLDGPLDYSPGSPLNHVSQKRKAPDTVADDNLHKRHRSISDMEILQL